A genomic window from Elaeis guineensis isolate ETL-2024a chromosome 3, EG11, whole genome shotgun sequence includes:
- the LOC105035058 gene encoding protein CURVATURE THYLAKOID 1A, chloroplastic: MAAAATTAAYAAVLGGARLSSVASPAPRNPYLPLSPSPRRFSSSSLPLASSSLIPDAHRFSSLHVKATSSSEETSSSTDDILVDLKEKWDGIENKSTVFLYGGGAIVAVWLSSIVVGAINSVPLLPKVMELVGLGYTGWFVYRYVLFKQSRKELANDIEALKKKIAGTGE; this comes from the exons ATGGCGGCGGCGGCGACAACGGCGGCGTACGCGGCGGTGCTGGGCGGAGCTCGACTCTCCTCGGTGGCCTCCCCTGCTCCTAGGAACCCCTACCTCCCCCTCTCGCCTTCCCCTCGccgcttctcctcctcctccctgcCTCTTGCTTCGTCGTCTCTCATACCAG ATGCACACAGGTTCTCTTCACTCCATGTAAAAGCCACTTCTTCCTCAGAAGAGACATCTAGTTCGACTGATGATATCCTGGTAGATTTAAAGGAGAAG TGGGATGGTATAGAAAACAAATCGACAGTTTTCCTTTATGGAGGAGGTGCAATTGTTGCAGTTTGGCTGTCTTCCATTGTTGTTGGTGCCATCAATTCTGTCCCTCTG CTTCCAAAAGTAATGGAGTTAGTGGGGCTTGGATATACTGGATGGTTTGTGTACCGCTATGTACTTTTCAAG CAAAGCAGAAAAGAGTTAGCCAACGATATTGaagctttaaagaaaaagatcgcaGGAACAGGTGAATAA